One Candida dubliniensis CD36 chromosome 1, complete sequence genomic region harbors:
- a CDS encoding GTPase activating protein, putative (Similar to S. cerevisiae SEC2;~Similar to C. albicans SEC2), whose product MTSQADYDKRLAEEVGSLSTRLVTAVNKQVELEETILELRKEVSALKFKNDALKQSDIKLKTILPKYIKLQDDYKETLSKKQEAESQNTKLQGEVEDLTASLFDEANTMVSNASRETHNFKIKNRKLYEELDEKNIIINDLQEQLQDLKQMFIKIEEQSKIQSYSQSNTPKIESSTDFNETNSIHTNTNISESKLSKYNTRSTLGDEESQVYNLQQLQRIIYSPLITSIRFDLNNYNIDFKGFVYQLIKPDFQFDLSHLKTIPFFKSIWQSEIENCIHYIPSLPATTTLLNRWQKGKTFWGSLIEGKVSIEPIKGSNETFKLTYKGNNNGYSNNNDNTESISNRSSATGSVVPVAIKDPCTFCGEARNDSLEHCRLYHLKLFESNATNSNSNSNGNNNNSINQDQQGNHENTHVIASYPLCNYCLIKLRNLCDFFAKIRLIRSNIFKLKQNDCFDEFVVVPGSFGQFKRSNTISNRNGTYSSSSSSSSTSSVSSSSATTAANGESLNSTTHNIQLERTEESKLIKLYIMILLIRSKIFWSKLGFWDTIDQINEINLDEIHYEAFAYLIPNKQTQQQPQDARSQSTFNSPRQSVDGRSVLSGSISSPRQPNQDKQRKDSIVDETVVQVERDGVVKSETASTEEKFEDAISDETHGQEQETVAEPKSLQEPEQVRSKNTNNKDSKIEDAHTEHKIPLKRAHSKQFKDKLNKDLDQTLEMLAENIDFDEK is encoded by the coding sequence ATGACATCACAGGCTGATTATGATAAAAGATTGGCTGAAGAAGTTGGCAGTTTATCAACACGATTAGTGACAGCTGTTAACAAACAAGTTGAATTGGAAGAAACAATATTAGAATTGCGTAAAGAAGTTTCTGCCCTTAAATTTAAGAATGACGCATTGAAACAAAGTGATATTAAACTAAAAACCATTTTACCCAAATACATCAAATTACAAGACGATTATAAAGAAACATTATCTAAAAAGCAAGAAGCAGAATCCCAAAACACTAAATTACAAGGTGAAGTTGAAGATTTAACGGcatcattatttgatgaagCCAATACTATGGTTAGCAATGCATCTAGAGAGACACATAACTTTAAAATAAAGAATAGGAAATTAtatgaagaattggatgaaaaaaatatcatcattaacGATCTACAAGAACAATTACAggatttgaaacaaatgtttattaaaattgaagaacAAAGTAAGATCCAGAGTTATCTGCAATCGAATACACCCAAGATTGAATCTTCGACAGATTTCAATGAAACCAACAGTATTCataccaacaccaacatTAGTGAAAGCAAGTTATCGAAATATAATACTCGAAGTACATTAGGTGATGAAGAATCCCAAGTTTACAatttacaacaattacaaaGAATAATATACTCGCCATTAATCACATCAAttagatttgatttgaataattataatatagATTTCAAAGGGtttgtttatcaattaattaaaccagatttccaatttgatttatctcATTTGAAAACTATCCCATTTTTCAAGAGTATTTGGCAAagtgaaattgaaaattgtaTTCATTATATTCCTTCTTTACCTGCCACTACAACTTTATTGAATAGATGGCAAAAGGGGAAAACTTTTTGGGGATCATTGATTGAAGGCAAAGTTTCTATTGAACCAATCAAAGGATCAAATGAAACATTTAAATTGACTTACAAGGGCAACAACAATGGTTATAGCAATAACAATGACAATACGGAAAGTATTAGTAATAGAAGCAGTGCCACGGGTAGTGTAGTACCTGTTGCTATTAAAGATCCATGTACTTTTTGTGGCGAGGCAAGAAACGATTCTTTGGAACATTGTCGATTGtatcatttgaaattatttgaaagcAATGCTACCAATAGCAATAGCAATAGCAATggcaacaataacaatctGATCAATCAAGACCAACAAGGAAATCATGAAAATACTCATGTTATTGCTTCGTATCCATTATGtaattattgtttgattaaGTTAAGAAACTTGTGTGATTTCTTTGCCAAAATTAGATTGATAAGATccaatatttttaaattgaaacaaaacgATTGTTTTGATGAGTTTGTTGTGGTTCCTGGTAGTTTTGGACAATTCAAACGATCAAATACTATCTCCAATAGAAATGGGACATATTCTTCAtcgtcgtcatcatcatcgacTTCTTCCGTATCTTCTTCGTCTGCCACCACGGCAGCAAATGGTGAATCGTTAAACAGCACCACTcataatattcaattagAAAGAACAGAGGAGAGTAAATTAATTAAGTTATATATAATGATCTTATTAATAAGATCAAAGATTTTTTGGAGTAAATTGGGATTTTGGGATACTATTGATCAAATTAATGAGATCAATTTGGATGAGATTCATTATGAAGCATTTGCTTATTTGATACCTAATAAGCAaactcaacaacaaccacaagaTGCACGTAGCCAGTCAACTTTCAATTCACCTAGACAACTGGTTGATGGTAGATCAGTGCTAAGCGGTAGTATTAGTTCTCCAAGACAACCAAATCAAGATAAACAACGGAAAGACTCTATTGTGGATGAAACAGTAGTGCAAGTAGAAAGAGATGGAGTGGTTAAATCAGAAACAGCATCGACTGAAGAGAAATTTGAAGATGCTATATCTGATGAAACCCATGgacaagaacaagaaacaGTAGCAGAACCCAAATCTTTACAGGAACCCGAGCAAGTGCGATCTAAAAATACTAACAATAAGGACAGTAAAATAGAAGATGCACATACAGAACATAAAATTCCATTGAAGAGAGCTCATTCTAAACAATTTAAggataaattaaataaagatTTAGATCAAACTTTAGAGATGCTAGCTGagaatattgattttgatgagAAATAG
- a CDS encoding microsomal signal peptidase subunit, putative (Similar to S. cerevisiae SPC3;~Similar to C. albicans SPC3) — MFNLVTRAQAAANSALTSSIVITSVVIVLTLLQLYKDNVWSLNTTSITNIRPTASIKQSFHYGSLNRKPKENAKIQFDLSTDLTPLFNWNTKQIFIYLTAEYPGKSEGSSNKVTFWDKIITNKDDANLTLSNQRGKYSVWDVEKSFRGRNATVRLEWNIQPYVGPLIFGSTEGFGEFQFADTQKKKESTKNT; from the coding sequence ATGTTCAATTTAGTAACTAGAGCACAAGCTGCAGCCAATCTGGCCTTGACTTCATCTATAGTGATAACATCAGTAGTGATAGTGTTGACATTGTTGCAATTGTATAAAGACAATGTATGGTCACTTAACACCACTTCAATAACTAATATAAGACCAACAGCATCAATTAAGCAATCATTTCATTATGGTTCTTTAAATAGGaaaccaaaagaaaatgctaaaatccaatttgatttaagtACAGATTTGACTccattatttaattggaACACTAAACAAATTTTCATATATTTGACTGCTGAATATCCTGGTAAAAGTGAAGGATCCAGTAATAAAGTGACATTTTGGGATAAAATTATAACTAATAAAGATGATGCTAATTTAACTTTATCCAATCAAAGAGGGAAATATTCTGTTTGGgatgttgaaaaatcatttaGAGGTAGAAATGCAACGGTTAGATTAGAATGGAATATACAACCCTATGTGGGACCATTAATTTTTGGATCTACTGAAGGATTTGGTGAGTTCCAATTTGCTGATActcaaaaaaagaaagaatcaACTAAAAATACTTGA
- a CDS encoding cysteine-tRNA ligase, putative, with protein MNLRLFLLKRIIRMSSTTTSAAKKPTVKQPQWYQPENKNNAKPTLRIYNSLTRSKNEFYPNKPGHITWYSCGPTVYDHSHMGHARNYVSTDICRRILQDYFGYNIKFVQNVTDIDDKIIIAARQQYLFEEKLVKNYKEINDELKTKATEYLQFYVSKNLPEFKGNLAKDFITWGNEIKNLSEIIKEKPKFPMYLKAAKVAHESIYETKDISLEKFLDSIKDVAMPHLDKEFGATVTDPQIFRKLPSYWEKRYNEDMARLNVLPPSITTRVSEYMPDIIEFVDKIVSNGYAYKTDDGSVYFDTVKYEHSQHDYAKLQPWSKGDMSLINDGEGSLSVSNTKRNASDFALWKASKPGEPAWDSKWGKGRPGWHIECSVMASDITGENMDIHSGGIDLCFPHHDNELAQSEAYFDNKQWVNYFMHNGHLHIQGQKMSKSLKNFITIDEALNDFSARQLRLVFALNAWEKPLDFKDSLISEVKSIESTFSKFFTNVRALNSDYKHKIENGGYVSRKITGIEKQLFNDLECAQDEVDVAFNDNLSSGQAIRVLQDLISKSNNYIQLTSTGQTELRIEVLIQVTNWIVKILEILGFEARSDRLGWIDESEQTSTNGTSTEDAALPYVKALAQFRDSVRSLAINKAELNEFLKASDAIRASLIGLGVSLDDKPDGTSLVKFLNAQEKQNLLDQQEAKLKLAAEKEKKKQEQAALNAKKEAEKLAKMKISPLDLFKDTSLYSEWDEQGLPTKDVKGEEISKSMKKKLTKQYQQQEKLYKEYLKTVEEAK; from the coding sequence ATGAACTTGAGGCTTTTCTTACTAAAAAGGATAATCAGAATGTCATCTACAACAACTAGCGCAGCAAAGAAACCAACCGTTAAACAACCACAATGGTACCAACCagaaaacaagaataatGCTAAACCTACACTTAGGATCTACAATTCGTTGACACGTTCCAAGAATGAGTTTTATCCGAATAAACCAGGTCACATTACATGGTATAGTTGTGGTCCTACCGTTTACGATCATTCTCATATGGGCCATGCTAGAAACTATGTTTCAACAGATATTTGTAGAAGAATCTTACAAGACTACTTTGGCTACAACATCAAATTCGTACAAAATGTCACTGATATTGATGACAAGATTATTATAGCAGCTCGtcaacaatatttatttgaagaaaaattggtcAAGAATTATAAAGAGAtcaatgatgaattgaaaacaaaagcaACAGAGTATTTGCAGTTTTATGTTTCCAAAAATTTACCAGAGTTTAAAGGCAATTTAGCTAAAGATTTTATAACATGGGgcaatgaaattaaaaacttGAGTGAAATTATTAAGGAGAAACCAAAATTCCCAATGTATCTCAAGGCTGCCAAAGTGGCAcatgaatcaatttatgAAACAAAAGATATTTCGTTGGAGAAATTCTTAGATAGCATTAAGGATGTTGCTATGCCTCATTTAGATAAAGAGTTTGGTGCCACCGTTACCGATCCACAAATTTTCAGAAAGTTACCTTCGTATTGGGAAAAAAGATATAATGAAGATATGGCCAGATTAAATGTCTTACCGCCATCAATCACCACCAGAGTATCGGAATATATGCCTGACAtcattgaatttgttgacAAGATTGTTAGTAATGGATATGCATACAAGACTGATGATGGGTCTGTTTATTTCGATACTGTGAAATATGAACACTCGCAGCATGATTACGCTAAATTACAACCATGGAGTAAAGGAGATATGAGCTTGATTAACGATGGTGAAGGGTCATTGAGTGTGAGCAATACCAAACGTAACGCATCAGACTTTGCCTTGTGGAAAGCATCGAAACCTGGTGAACCTGCTTGGGACTCAAAATGGGGAAAAGGTAGACCAGGATGGCATATTGAATGTTCGGTCATGGCTTCTGATATTACTGGAGAAAATATGGATATCCACTCTGGGGGTATTGACTTATGTTTCCCTCATcatgataatgaattggCTCAATCCGAGGCATACTTTGATAATAAGCAATGGGTTAACTATTTCATGCATAATGGGCATTTGCATATCCAGGGCCAAAAAATGTCCAAGTCATTGAAAAACTTTATCACCATAGATGAAGCATTGAATGACTTTTCTGCAAGACAATTGAGATTAGTGTTTGCTTTGAATGCTTGGGAAAAACCATTGGATTTCAAAGATTCTCTTATTAGTGAAGTGAAATCTATTGAGTCCactttttccaaatttttcacaAACGTCCGTGCATTGAACTCTGATTATAAACacaaaatagaaaatgGTGGATATGTATCAAGAAAGATCACAGGTATTGAAAAGCAATTGTTCAATGATTTGGAATGTGCACAAGATGAAGTAGATGTTGCTTTCAATGACAACTTATCAAGTGGACAAGCAATTAGAGTTTTGcaagatttaatttctaAATCTAATAATTACATTCAATTGACTTCTACTGGACAAACTGAATTAAGAATTGAAGTTTTAATTCAAGTTACAAACTGGATTGTTAAGATATTAGAAATTTTGGGTTTTGAAGCTAGATCAGATAGATTAGGCTGGATAGACGAATCAGAACAAACAAGTACTAATGGAACTAGTACAGAAGATGCTGCATTACCATATGTCAAAGCACTAGCTCAGTTTAGAGATTCTGTGCGTAGTTTGGCAATCAATAAAGcagaattgaatgaattcTTAAAAGCTTCAGATGCCATTAGGGCTCTGTTGATTGGGTTAGGAGTTTCATTAGATGATAAACCAGATGGTACTTCCTTGGTCAAGTTTTTGAATGCtcaagaaaaacaaaatttgttAGATCAACAGGAAGCCAAATTAAAACTAGCTGCtgagaaagagaaaaagaaacaagaacaagCAGCTCTTAATGCAAAGAAAGAAGCTGAAAAGTTGGccaaaatgaaaatcaGTCCTTTGGATTTGTTTAAAGATACATCGTTATACTCTGAATGGGACGAGCAAGGATTGCCTACTAAAGATGTCAAAGGTGAAGAAATAAGTAAGAgtatgaaaaagaaattgacCAAACAATACCAACAACAGGAAAAGTTATATAAAGAGTATTTGAAGACTGTTGAAGAAGCAAAGTAA
- a CDS encoding 60S ribosomal protein L14 (spliced gene;~Similar to S. cerevisiae RPL14) — translation MSSTVKAATWRFVEVGRVVLVDNKELATVVEIIDQKRALIDGPKIQRQAVSLAKVVLTPIVLPNLPRGARTATVTKKWAAADIDAKWAASGWAKKLANKERRSQLSDFERFQVMVLKKQRRFATKKALVKA, via the exons ATGTCTTCCACCGTTAAAGCTGCCACTTGGAGATTTGTCGAAGTCGGACGTGTTGTTTTAGTTGACAACAAAGAATTAGCCactgttgttgaaattattgatcaaAAAAGA gcTTTGATTGATGGTCCAAAAATCCAAAGACAAGCTGTCTCTTTAGCTAAAGTTGTTCTTACCCCAATTGTTTTACCAAACTTACCAAGAGGTGCTAGAACTGCCACCGTTACTAAAAAATGGGCTGCTGCTGATATTGATGCCAAATGGGCTGCTTCTGGTTGGGCTAAAAAATTGGCtaacaaagaaagaagatcCCAATTATCTGACTTTGAAAGATTCCAAGTTATGGTCTTGaagaaacaaagaagaTTTGCTACTAAAAAAGCCTTAGTTAAAGCTTAA
- a CDS encoding elongation factor G 1, mitochondrial precursor, putative (Similar to S. cerevisiae MEF1;~Similar to C. albicans MEF1) yields the protein MTSVLRGVLKTHLPRTLTLPRCARNFQTTTFLRNEQVKLPQTYDEEKVIIDEINENLKPDDLQASTRLRNIGISAHIDSGKTTFTERVLFYTGRIKAIHEVRGKDSVGAKMDHMDLEREKGITIQSAATYCSWDKDDKSYHFNLIDTPGHIDFTIEVERALRVLDGAVLVVCAVAGVQSQTVTVDRQMRRYNVPRVTFINKMDRMGANPWRAIEQINAKLKIPAAAIQVPIGAEENLQGVVNIIDRVALYNEGSQGETIRKAEIPEDLKELVEEKRALLIETLADVDEEMADIYLEGEEPTVEQIKSAIRRATIGRKFTPVLMGSALANRGIQSVLDSVVDYLPQPNEVLNTGLELQKDGSEKPVHLTPSSSEPFVGLAFKLEEGPYGQLTYIRVYQGKLKKGAYMTHVKTGKKVKVSRLVRMHSNDMEDVAEVGAGEICATFGIDCASGDTFIGQGTQQQITMSSMFVPEAVISLSISPKTKDNGAFSKAMNRFQKEDPTFRVHYDSESKETIISGMGELHLEIYVERIKREYGVDCITGKPQVSYREAITVPSAFDYTHKKQSGGAGQYGRVIGEMNPIESENKFETQIIGGKIPEKFLFACSKGFEDCLEKGPLIGHRVLGVHMLINDGQTHVVDSSELAFRTATHGAFKQAFLNAQPVILEPIMSVEVTAPNEFQGSVVGLINKLGGMINDTVNGPDDFTVTAECSLNSMFGFSTSLRASTQGKGEFSLEFLKYSPTAPQVQKQLIQEYQKAQAAKK from the coding sequence ATGACAAGTGTTCTTCGTGGAGTTTTAAAAACTCATTTACCAAGAACCTTAACCCTTCCCAGATGTGCAAGAAATTTCCAAACAACTACATTCCTTCGAAATGAACAAGTCAAGTTGCCTCAAACTTATGACGAAGAAAAagttattattgatgagaTTAACGAAAATTTGAAACCGGATGATTTACAAGCTTCCACTAGATTAAGAAATATTGGGATTTCAGCTCATATTGATTCTGGTAAAACCACATTTACTGAACgtgttttattttatacTGGTAGAATTAAAGCCATTCATGAAGTGCGTGGTAAAGATTCTGTTGGTGCCAAAATGGATCATATGGATTtggaaagagaaaaaggtATCACTATTCAATCTGCTGCCACTTACTGTTCATGGGATAAAGATGATAAATCTTatcatttcaatttgattgatacCCCGGGTCATATTGATTTCACTATTGAAGTCGAAAGAGCGTTGAGAGTTTTAGATGGTGCTGTTTTGGTGGTTTGTGCCGTTGCTGGTGTCCAATCTCAAACTGTTACTGTTGACCGTCAAATGCGTAGATACAATGTCCCAAGAGTCACTTTTATTAACAAAATGGATCGTATGGGTGCTAATCCATGGAGAGCTATCGAACAAATCAATGCCAAATTAAAGATCCCAGCTGCTGCAATCCAAGTTCCTATTGGAGCTGAAGAGAACTTACAAGGTGTTGTCAATATCATTGATCGTGTTGCCTTATACAATGAAGGACTGCAAGGTGAAACTATTAGAAAAGCCGAGATTCCTgaagatttgaaagaattggttgaagaaaaaagagCCCTTTTGATCGAAACTTTAGCcgatgttgatgaagaaatggCCGATATTTATTTGGAAGGTGAAGAACCAACCGttgaacaaatcaaaagtGCTATTAGACGTGCCACTATTGGTAGAAAGTTTACCCCAGTCTTGATGGGTTCTGCCTTGGCCAACAGGGGTATTCAATCAGTTTTGGACTCTGTTGTAGATTATTTGCCACAACCAAATGAAGTTTTAAACACGGGTTTGGAATTGCAAAAAGATGGTTCTGAAAAACCAGTTCATTTGACTCCATCATCCAGTGAGCCTTTTGTTGGATTAGCTTTCAAATTAGAAGAAGGTCCATATGGTCAATTGACATATATCAGAGTTTACCAAggtaaattgaaaaaaggtGCTTACATGACTCACGTTAAGACTGGAAAGAAAGTTAAAGTTTCACGTTTAGTAAGAATGCACTCCAATGATATGGAAGATGTCGCTGAAGTTGGCGCTGGAGAAATCTGTGCCACATTCGGTATTGATTGTGCTTCAGGTGATACATTTATTGGTCAAGGTacccaacaacaaatcaCCATGAGTTCGATGTTTGTTCCTGAAGCTGTTATATCTTTATCTATTTCGCCAAAGACCAAAGATAACGGTGCATTTTCCAAAGCCATGAACCGATTCCAAAAAGAAGATCCTACATTTAGAGTACATTATGATTCCGAGTCCAAAGAAACTATCATTTCCGGTATGGGTGAATTGCATTTGGAAATTTATGTTGAAAGAATCAAACGTGAATACGGTGTTGACTGTATTACTGGTAAACCTCAAGTTTCCTACCGTGAAGCTATTACTGTTCCTTCTGCATTCGATTACACACATAAAAAGCAATCTGGTGGTGCTGGTCAATATGGTAGAGTTATTGGTGAAATGAACCCAATTGAAAGtgaaaacaaatttgaaactCAGATTATTGGGGGTAAGATTCCTGagaaatttttgtttgctTGTAGCAAAGGTTTTGAAGACTGTTTAGAAAAAGGTCCATTAATTGGTCACAGAGTGTTGGGTGTCCATATGCTCATTAATGATGGTCAAACCcatgttgttgattcttCTGAATTGGCTTTCAGAACTGCCACCCATGGTGCATTCAAGCAAGCTTTCTTAAATGCTCAACCAGTGATTTTAGAACCAATCATGTCAGTTGAAGTCACCGCACCAAATGAATTCCAAGGTAGTGTTGTTGGATTGATTAACAAATTGGGTGGTATGATTAACGATACTGTCAATGGTCCTGATGATTTCACTGTTACCGCTGAATGTTCTTTGAATTCAATGTTCGGATTCTCAACTTCTTTGAGAGCCTCCACCCAAGGTAAAGGTGAATTCTCTTTAGAATTCCTTAAATATTCCCCAACTGCCCCACAAgtacaaaaacaattaattcaagaGTACCAAAAGGCACAAGCTGCTAAGAAGTAA
- a CDS encoding delta-12 fatty acid desaturase, putative (Similar to Saccharomyces kluyveri FAD2;~Similar to C. albicans ODE2) has product MSVVEASSSSVVENSATSNVVQRGNISSFASTTASSNLTTIDTNGNVFKVPDYSIKDILQAIPKHCYERSLIRSLGYVVRDITMMVIIGYMGHTFIPLVEIPEYPTLAYGVRGALWMVQSYCIGLFGFGLWILAHECGHGAFSDYQNINDFIGWVLHSYLIVPYFSWKFSHAKHHKATGHLTKDMVFIPYTKEEYLEKNKVEKIADLMEESPIYSFMILVLQQLGGLQLYLATNATGQVYPGYSKIAKSHYTPTSPVFDKHQYWYIVLSDIGIILTFTTVYQWYKNFGLFNMMINWFVPWLWVNHWLVFVTFLQHTDPTMPHYTSKEWTFARGAAATIDRNFGFVGQHIFHDIIETHVLHHYVSRIPFYNAREATEAIKKVMGEHYRYEGENMWYSLWKTMRMCQFVDDDKDDAKGVMMFRNVNGWGPVKPRD; this is encoded by the coding sequence atgAGTGTTGTTGAGGCATCATCAAGTTCTGTGGTAGAAAATTCAGCTACTTCCAATGTGGTTCAGAGAGGTAATATCTCATCTTTCGCATCGACCACTGCATCATCGAATTTGACCACCATCGACACAAATGGTAATGTTTTCAAGGTCCCAGATTACTCTATCAAAGATATTTTACAAGCTATTCCCAAACATTGTTATGAAAGATCATTAATCAGATCTTTAGGGTATGTCGTTAGGGATATCACCATGATGGTAATCATTGGCTATATGGGTCATACTTTTATCCCATTGGTTGAAATTCCTGAATATCCTACTTTGGCTTATGGTGTAAGAGGAGCTTTGTGGATGGTTCAATCCTACTGTATTGGTTTATTTGGCTTTGGTTTATGGATTTTGGCTCATGAATGTGGACATGGTGCTTTCTCAGATTACCAAaatatcaatgatttcatTGGTTGGGTATTGCATTCCTATTTAATTGTCCCATATTTTTCATGGAAGTTCTCTCATGCTAAACATCATAAAGCTACTGGCCATTTAACTAAAGATATGGTTTTCATTCCGTACACCAAAGAAGAgtatttggaaaaaaacaaggttgaaaaaattgctGATTTAATGGAAGAATCACCAATCTATTCATTTATGATTTTGGTTCTCCAGCAATTAGGAGGATTACAATTATATTTGGCAACCAATGCTACTGGGCAAGTTTATCCTGGATACTCAAAAATAGCTAAATCACATTACACCCCAACATCTCCAGTTTTCGATAAACACCAATATTGGTACATTGTCTTATCTGATATTGGTATTATCTTAACTTTCACAACTGTTTACCAATGGtataaaaattttggtttattcAACATGATGATTAACTGGTTTGTCCCATGGCTTTGGGTCAACCATTGGTTGGTATTTGTTACATTTTTACAACATACTGATCCAACCATGCCTCATTATACTTCCAAAGAATGGACTTTTGCTCGTGGTGCTGCTGCTACCATTGACCGTAACTTTGGATTTGTTGGTCAACACATTTTCCATGATATTATCGAAACTCATGTTTTACACCATTACGTATCACGTATCCCATTTTACAACGCCAGAGAAGCAACTGAAGCTATTAAAAAAGTTATGGGTGAACATTACAGGTATGAAGGTGAAAACATGTGGTATTCATTATGGAAAACTATGAGAATGTGTCAATTTGTTGACGATGATAAAGATGATGCTAAAGGTGTGATGATGTTTAGAAATGTAAATGGTTGGGGACCAGTTAAACCAAGAGATTAA
- a CDS encoding opaque-phase-specific protein op4 precursor, putative (Similar to C. albicans OPS4), whose protein sequence is MKFSQATILAIFASTALVSAAPANVISEQTMVKREDLNAVVELINEIKHINSKREYAEGEDLLELQRRADSVIGELVSALYNSGVIGLVWDKLTTDPAISSTLSSIIKSAIQGALVQGGALIQAVWNSGLLGDVFNKLINDTDLRQALLDVGKALFSTAANLVSTWLSGSSSSNTAATPAAAAAPAATGASKREIMEASEYLSERDLGSILSWIVQTIKDTGIVQSLVNQVINNPDTVISFLTSALKNGLVIVEDLYDWAKQSGLWDQALVYIQNNAGSWIKALAGLFGNALSNGTITASDINNAGSLSNPSATGTTTASTAAPKAATPAAASAAAPKAATPASTGAAVASKAAAPAAASGSSASSGSSGSNADLNALIQKYGGGSGSTSTPSVDTSGLSSDVNTLVNAAGQAASSLKKRKLY, encoded by the coding sequence atgaAGTTTTCACAAGCCACCATCTTAGCTATTTTTGCTTCAACTGCTTTGGTTTCTGCCGCTCCAGCAAATGTCATCTCCGAACAAACCATGGTCAAAAGAGAAGACCTTAATGCCGTTGTCGAATTAATCAATGAAATCAAACACATCAACTCCAAGAGAGAATACGCCGAAGGTGAAGATTTATTGGAATTACAAAGAAGAGCCGACAGTGTTATTGGTGAATTAGTTTCTGCCTTATACAACTCTGGTGTCATTGGTTTAGTCTGGGATAAATTGACTACTGATCCAGCTATTTCCAGTACTCTTTCCAGTATCATTAAATCTGCTATTCAAGGTGCCCTTGTCCAAGGTGGTGCTTTAATCCAAGCTGTCTGGAACTCTGGTTTATTAGGTGAtgttttcaacaaattaatCAACGATACTGATTTAAGACAAGCTTTATTGGATGTTGGTAAAGCTCTTTTCAGCACTGCTGCTAACTTGGTTTCCACTTGGCTCAGTGGCAGCTCCAGTTCTAACACTGCTGCTACtcctgctgctgctgccgCTCCAGCTGCTACTGGTGCCTCAAAGAGAGAAATTATGGAAGCTTCTGAATACTTGAGTGAAAGAGATTTGGGTTCTATTCTTTCTTGGATTGTTCAAACCATCAAAGACACTGGAATTGTTCAATCTTTGGTTAACCAAGTCATCAACAACCCAGACACTGTTATCAGTTTCTTGACTTCTGCCCTTAAGAATGGTTTAGTTATTGTCGAAGATCTTTACGACTGGGCTAAGCAATCTGGTTTATGGGATCAAGCTTTAGTATACATTCAAAACAATGCCGGTAGTTGGATTAAAGCTCTTGCTGGATTATTCGGTAATGCTTTATCTAACGGTACTATCACTGCTTCTGACATCAACAATGCTGGTAGTTTATCTAACCCAAGTGCTACTGGTACTACCACTGCTTCTACTGCTGCTCCAAAAGCCGCCACTCCAGCTGCTGCTAGTGCTGCTGCTCCAAAAGCTGCTACCCCAGCTTCCACTGGTGCTGCTGTTGCATCCAAGGCTGCTGCTCCAGCTGCTGCTTCTGGTTCTAGTGCCAGTTCCGGTTCTTCAGGTAGCAATGCTGACTTGAATGCTTTAATACAAAAATACGGTGGTGGTTCTGGTTCTACTTCTACCCCATCTGTTGATACTTCTGGTTTATCCAGCGACGTTAACACTTTGGTTAATGCTGCTGGCCAAGCTGCTTCTTcattgaagaaaagaaaactttattag